CGGAAGAACTGACAGGTCCTGCCGTATTCCTGGCTTCTGAGGCTTCTAACGCTGTAAACGGTCATGTTCTTTACGTAGACGGTGGTATCCTGGCTTATATCGGAAAACAGCCGAAATAACGATAACAAGAGATTATTATAAGGTGATAGGGTGGTAAGGAGATTCTTTACCGCCTGTCACCTTATCGTTTTTCTGTTGAATAGTTTACGGTTTACATTTATCCCCTTTCGTTTTTTTACCTGATTCTATCCCCTTATTTGTTGTGTATAATATGAAGAAGATATTTATTTTGGCTGCTATTGCCCTGATGGGTTTTGCCTCTTGTGCTGACAGCAAGCAGTCAATGACGGTTACAGTGACCAATCCTCTGGCGTTGGAGCGCACAGGTGAAATGGTTGAAGTTCCGATGAGTGACGTTACAGCCAAGCTGCAGCTGGCTGATACGGCTCAGATCGTAGTGCTTGGTGAAGATGGCCAGCAAGTACCTTATCAAGTGACGTATGACGAGAAAGTGGTTTTCCCGGCTACGGTGAAAGCAAATGGCACAGCCACTTATACTATCCAATCCGGTACTCCCGACCCGTATAATGTAATTGCCTGCGGCCGCTATTATCCCGAACGTCTGGACGACGTGGCATGGGAGAATGACCTGGGCGGATACCGTGCCTATGGCCCTGCCTTGCAGAAGCGTGGTGAACGTGGTTTCGGCTACGACCTCTTTACGAAGTATAACACTACGGAACCGATTCTTGAAAGTCTTTACGCTGAAGAACTGGATAAGGAAAAGCGTGCCAGAATTGCCGAACTGAAAAAGACAGACCCTAAAGCGGCTGCCGAACTGCAAAATGCCATCTCTTATCACATTGACCACGGCTACGGAATGGATTGTTATGCCGTAGGTCCTACGCTGGGCTGCGGTACAGCCGCTCTGATGGCGGGTGATACGATTATCTATCCTTATTGCTATCGGACACAGGAAATCCTTGATAATGGCCCGCTGCGTTTCACAGTGAAGCTGGAATTTAACCCGTTGACTGTCCGTGGCGATTCTAACGTGGTGGAGACGCGTGTCATCACATTGGATGCCGGTTCGTATCTCAACAAAACCGTTGTTTCGTATACTAACCTGAAAGAAGCGATGCCTGTGACTACCGGAATCGTTCTTCGTGAACCGGACGGTGTGGTTACAGCAGACGCTGCAAACGGCTATATCACCTATGTAGACCCTACAACCGACAGAAG
This sequence is a window from Bacteroides thetaiotaomicron VPI-5482. Protein-coding genes within it:
- a CDS encoding DUF4861 domain-containing protein produces the protein MKKIFILAAIALMGFASCADSKQSMTVTVTNPLALERTGEMVEVPMSDVTAKLQLADTAQIVVLGEDGQQVPYQVTYDEKVVFPATVKANGTATYTIQSGTPDPYNVIACGRYYPERLDDVAWENDLGGYRAYGPALQKRGERGFGYDLFTKYNTTEPILESLYAEELDKEKRARIAELKKTDPKAAAELQNAISYHIDHGYGMDCYAVGPTLGCGTAALMAGDTIIYPYCYRTQEILDNGPLRFTVKLEFNPLTVRGDSNVVETRVITLDAGSYLNKTVVSYTNLKEAMPVTTGIVLREPDGVVTADAANGYITYVDPTTDRSGGNGKIFIGAAFPSLVKEAKTVLFPEKEKKELRGGADGHVLAISEYEPGSEYTYYWGSAWDKAAIKTVDAWNAYMAEYAQKVRTPLTVTY